GCTGATGGATTAGGAGATGGGTATCGTGGAGATATAGAAAATGGTTTATTCTTTACTGGTGCTAATGGATATAGGATTGATAAGATTCAAAGTGTCCAAGAAATTATAGATGAACTAACCAAATGATTAGAATAATTTTTTGTATCTTTATTTATTGTGCTTTTATTAATGCTAGTGATTTAAAGATAACTTCTATTACACAAACAAATAATGGCGTATCTTTATTTTTTAATAAAGCTATAAAGGCTAGTGCTTTTAAAGCATTTACGCTAAAAAATAATGATGAGATTCGATATGTATATGATATAAGTGCAGACTTATTGGGTAATGCTAGGGTGTTTGAGTTTGAAGGTGATGTTATAGTTAAGATTGCACAAAATGCACCAAACAAGGTAAGGCTTGTGCTAAGCACAAAAAAAGAACTAAGAGCAAAATGGAAATATGCACAAAAAAAGGCAATCTTAGAAATACCAAATGCAAAAAGTGTAAATAAAGTTTCAATCGCTTCATTGTTTGACACTCACAAAAAAGAAAATAAAAGCACAACGAATACAAAAGCAGAATCTACAAAGCAAAAAATAATCGTAATAGATCCTGGTCATGGTGGCAAGGATTGTGGTGCTGTTGGGATTGATAAAGTATGCGAAAAAACAATTGTATTAAATATAGGAAAGTATCTAAGCGAAGAGCTAAAAAAGCGTGGATATAAAGTATATATGACTAGAAGCAAAGATGTGTTTATAAGCCTAAGAGATAGAACTAAATTTGCAAACAATAAAAATGCTGATTTGTTTATATCAATACACGCAAATGCGGTTTCTGAAAACAAAACAAAGCTTCAAGGAATTGAGAGTTATTTCTTGTCTACTGCTAGGAGTGAGAGAGCTAAGAAGGTTGCTGCATTAGAAAATAAAGACGATACTGAAGTTATGAATTATTTCTCTAAACAATCATTCTTAAATACTCTAAACACACAAAGAATCGTAGCTTCAAATAGGCTTGCCATTGATATTCAATATGGTATGTTGCAGTCTGTAAAGAAAAACTATAGCGTAGTAGATGGCGGTGTTAGGGAGGGACCATTTTGGGTGCTAGTTGGTGCTATTATGCCATCTGTATTAATTGAGAGTGGATATCTAACTCACCCAACAGAGGGTAAGAGATTGACTAAATCATCATTTCAAAAGGCATTAAGCATTGGTATTGCTAATGGTGTTGATGGATATTTCTTAAAAAATCCATAGGATAAGATATGAAAAAACTAACATTCCCTCAATTATTGTTTTCATCTATATTTTTTGTAATAGCAATTTTTAATATATTGTTATTGCTATTATCAGGTAGTGTTAGTGAATTATCACAGATGTTTAGACTTATGACAGAGCCACATGGAGTTTATTTTTTTATAGAAATTACTTTTTTAGTATGTGGATTTATATTTAGTATCTTTAGTATGTTTAGGGTTTATAATCTTCCTAAATTATACATGTTGTTTATATTTTATATGGCTTGTTTATTTTTGTATCTTTTGTATTATGAGATTTTTGTAGTTGTTAGGAGTGATTTGGATTTATTTTCTTTAGAAGATACTTTAGCATTTAATAGAGATACTATGTTTGTCAAACCATATAGACAAATGTTTGTTGATTATATTATGTATATATTTTTTGTTATTTTGCCTAGCATTATTTATATTTTTTCTCTAAACTTTAGCAAACAAACAAAAATAGGCAGAATCTTACATCTAACAAAACCAAATTTAAATGTTGTAATAAGCACACTTTTTGCATTTTCTATTGCACCATTTTTTAGTGGTGATATATTTGGATATATTGATATGGTAATGTTGGTATTTGGTGTGTGTTTGGTGATATTTATATGGGTGAAGAAAAAGTTAATTTTAGATTCATATGAATATTTTAATTTATTTTTACTACTTATTATTTCTTGTGTTATGATTGTTTGTTCGCATAAGTTTGTGGATATTGAATCTTATTTTGAGATTCGCAAGTCCATTTATGCATTTGTATTATTTGGGTGGTGCAATATGTGGATGGTAAAGTTAAAGGCAAAATCGCTACAAAAGGATATAAAATGAAAAAACCATATCTAAAACAATTCCCAGATGAGAGTGGATTTTTTGGTAAGTTTGGCGGTAGCTTTGTTCCAGAGGAAGTAAAAAAAGCTATGCAAGAGATAAATGAGGCTTATGATTTAATAGCACAAAATTCTGATTTTATAGCAGAGTTACGCAAGATAAGAAAGCACTTTCAAGGTCGTCCAACTCCGATATATTTCGCACATAATCTAACAAAAAAATATGGTGGCGCTGGAATCTACTTTAAAAGAGAGGATTTAAATCATACAGGTGCTCATAAGCTAAATCACTGCATGGGCGAGGGATTACTAGCTAAGTTTATGGGCAAAAAGAAGCTAATAGCAGAAACTGGAGCAGGACAACATGGGGTTGCACTTGCTACTGCTGCGGCGTATTTTGGGCTTGAATGTGAAATACACATGGGTGAGATAGATATACAAAAAGAATATCCAAATGTAGTTAGAATGAAAATTCTAGGAGCTAAGGTTGTTCCAGTTAGCTTTGGTGCAAAGACATTAAAAGAGGCTGTGGATTCTGCATTTGAATCTTATATGAGCGATTTGGAAAATTCTATGTATGCAATAGGTTCTGTTGTAGGACCACATCCATTTCCAAGGATGGTTAGAGATTTTCAAGCTATTGTAGGTATCGAATCTAAAGAGCAGTTTTTAGAGATGACTGGGGAGTTGCCTGATATTGTTACTGCTTGTGTTGGTGGTGGAAGTAATGCACTTGGTATTTTTAGTGGATTTATAGATGATAGTGTTGAGCTAGTTGGGGTTGAGCCTCTTGGTCGGGGTAGTGAATATGGCAATCATGCTTCATCTCTTAGCTATGGAGAAGAGGGAATTATGCATGGGTTTAACTCTATTATGCTAAAAGATTCATCTGGCAATCCAGCTTCTGTATATAGTGTAGCAAGTGGTTTAGATTATCCAAGTGTTGGACCAGAACATGCATATTTGCATAGTATAGGTAGGACTAAGGTAGAGTGTATAAGTGATAATGAGGCTATCTCTGCGTTTTTTGAACTTAGCAAAGAAGAGGGGATAATACCAGCTATTGAATCAAGTCATGCAGTAGCATATGCACTAAAAATAGCAAAAGACTTGAAAGGCAAGAAGATTCTAGTAAATCTAAGTGGTAGGGGAGATAAGGATATAGATTTTATTGTAAATACCTATGGCTATTCTTTGTGAGCCATTTTTACTGCCATTTTTACTGCGTTGATATAGCTTTTTATATGTGCTTTATTTTTATAAGCTATATCAAATGCACAGCCATGATCTACTGAAGTGCGTATTATGGGTATATTTAGCGTTATATTTATACTTTCTTTAAAATATAGGGTTTTTAGCGGTATTAATCCTTGGTCATGATACATTGCTACATAGTATTTTAAATGTTTCCCGTTAAATGCTACATCAGGCACAAGTGGTCCTTGAAATACTTCTTTGTTTAGCTTGGTATTTGCTATTTTGATTGCTTTTATTATTTCTTTTTCTTCATTTCCTAGCACACCAAAATCACCAGCATGAGGGTTTAGCCCCAATACACCACATTTTTTATCCACAAAAGATGAAATATTTATTAAAAACTTACTTAGAGATTCAGAATTTATCGTGTTTGGAACATCTCTTAGAGGTATATGGTCGCTAAATAGGGCTACAAACATTCTAGGAGATCCTAGAATCATTATTGCCTCACTTTTAAAATAATCCCTTAAGGCATCTGTATGACCTTTGTATTTTATATTTGCTAATTCCCATGCTTTTTTGTGTATCGGCATTGTTATGATTGCTTTTACTTTTTTTGTCTTTGCTAATGCAACTGATTTTTTAAAGCTTTTATATGAATATAACCCACTATCTTTATCTATTGTAGAGGGAGATATTGTTGGGATATTTTTATCTATCTTTTGGCATTTTATATCTTTTGGCATTTTATATCTTATGAGTTTTGCAGCCTTTTTTAGAATCTCTTTATCGACACAATAAATTGGTGTGCATAGTTTGCTTATTTTTTTATGTGCTTTTAGGATTATTTCTGGTCCAATTCCATTTATATCGCCTATACTAATTGCTATTTTCAATAACACATTCCTTTACTCTCAAGTATATACTGCACTTGTGGGTTTGGAGATGGTATTACTGCTTTAAACTCTGTTGTTTGATTTTTCTCTAGTGGTGTTTTTAGGTGTTCATAGTGTATATAAGTTGGGAGTAATCTATACTTTATGTATCTGTATTTTTTTGTATTACTTGGTATGAAGTTTGTTGAAATCAAGCAACCTTTAAAATCAACATGGCTGATATTTGTGATGTTGCCTTCTACATAGTAGAATGAATCATATTGTAATTTTTCGTTTTTGCTTAAATTAAAGTCTATTTTTTTTATGTAGTTTTCCATTATATATTGATATGCAATTGGTGCAGAAAAGAACAAAACAACACTAATAAGGAGTAAAAAAAACGCAATAACCCTACTTAATCTAAAGACAACGCTAAGCAAGAAAAAAATCAAAATCACAAGAAAAATGCTAATTAATATCAAATAATCTGGTAGTGAGAAAAATTGCAACAATGTTGTTATTTTTGCAAAATATGCTTTTATTATAGAAGCATCCATGTTGTATCCTATTTTTTTCTAGAGTTTTTTTCGTCTATACCACTTGTGCCAACTCTTCTTAGTAGCTCTGTCCTTACTTCATCTAATGTTATATTGCTAAAACTTAATCCAACTAGAGCGTGATAGAACAAATCTGCTGCTTCATATATTATTTCTTTTTTGTCTTTATCTTTGATTGCAAAGGCTAGTTCTGAAGATTCTTCTACTATTTTTTTGCCTATTTGATTTTCGCCTTTAGCAAATAGTGATGCTGTATATGACTTTTCTGTGCTGTCAAACTTTTTATCTTGTATTGTATTAAATAGATTATCAAATATATCATAGATTTGTGTTGTATCTATGGAGTTAGATTGTGTTTTTACAATGCTATTTTGGTCTATTTTGTTAAAAAAACATGTAAGATTTCCGGTGTGGCATGCTATGCCATTTTGTTCTACTTTTAATAATAGACAATCATAATCGCAATCAAGCATTAATTCTACTATCTTTTGTGAATGTCCGCTACTTTCGCCCTTTTTCCATATTCTTTGTTTGTTTCTAGAAAAATAGTGTGCATATCCTGTTTGTATGGTTAGCTGTAGAGATTCTTTGTTCATAAAAGCACACATAAGAACTTCATTTGTTTTGCTATCTTGTGCTATTGCTGGGATTAGCCCATTTAGCTTATCCCATTGTATGCTACTTAGAATATCCATTTATTGACCTATTGAAGATGCCCTTTGATTATCTTTTGAATCTAGCCATATATTTGGAGTTGCTCCACCCGGTGTTAAGAAAATTTTAGCATCTTTGTTTGTTTTTAATGCTTCGTTAAATTGTCCTTGAACTTCAATTTGGCGAAGTTGCAATAGTGGGCTATTTAAGCTTTGACTTATTAGCTTGTTTGCTTTTGCTTGTGCGTCTGCTTCAATTATTGTTGCATCAGCTACACCCTTTGCAAGTGCTGCTTTTTTCTCTGCTTCCTGTTTTGCTCTTTCTACTTCATATCTGGCTCTCTCTGCTTCTTGTCTTGCTACTTGCACTCTTTCTATTTGTTCTTTTATTGCAACTGGTAAGACTATCTCTGTTAATTGTATTGATACAAGCTCAACAGGTCTATTTTCTAAGCTATTAATATTTTCTCTAAATTTTTGGTCAATTAGTGTTGCAATTTCATTTCTCTTTACAGGTAATTCTTCAGCTGGGAAGCTACCAACAACATTTCTTACTATTTCTCTAATTACTGGAGTTATTATTCTTTCTTCCCAGTTTTGTCCCCAAGTTGCTATTGTTTGTGGCACACTTAGTGGATCTAGTCTATATTGCACTGCTAATTCTACAAATACTGATAATCCCCTTGAATCTAGCACACTAATGGCTTGATTTTTCACACTACCTTCATCTCTAGAGCGGATATTTCCCTCTACGCTTGTAAATTCAGCGATTCTAACCTTTGTATTTACAGGGATTATTTTTTGAATCCCGGGGATAAAGAAGTGGATTCCCGGTTGTAGCGGAGTTTGGCTAAATTCACCAGTTGTGATTTTTACACCAACTTCACCACTATTTATTATTGTAAATGGTTTTAGTAAAAAAATAATTGCTATTAAAGCAACAATTAAGTAGATTACACCCATTTTCTTGCCGCTAGGCATATTAAAAGCTGGCATTTTTGGTTGGAATCCACCACCTCTATTACCTCCGCCAAATCCACCATTACCACGCTTATCATTATTTGTGTTGGCATTTTCTTCCGTGTTGTTTTGTCTGTTGTTTCTGTTTTTGTTCTTTAAATGTTCATTTAAGTCAATAGGCATAAAACCCCTTTTAGTTGATATAAGTTAGCCAATGGCTATATTTTGTATTTCTTCCATATACTACATCAAAGTACGCTTCTTGTAGTTTTGAAGTTATCTCTCCTCTTTTGCCATTTCCTATGATTCTATAGTCTAGCTCTTTTATTGGAGTGATTTCTGCTGCTGTGCCTGTAAAGAATGCTTCATCTGAAATATATACTTCATCTCTTGTAATATTTCGTCTAAGCACTTCTATACCCAAGTCTTTAGCAATTTGTATAACTGAATCTTGTGTGATAGATTCTAAAGATGAATCATTTGGAGGAGTGATTAACTTCCCATTTCTAACTATAAAAAAGCACTCTCCGCTTCCTTCTGCTACAACACCATTTTCATCAAGCAATAATGCTTCTTCAAAACCGCATTGAGTTGCTTCGTATTTTGCCATTTGAGAGTTTAGATAGTTTCCAACTGCTTTTGCTTTGCCAAATAGTGCTTTTGATGAGTTTCTAGTAAATGAAGAAGTTTTCACTCTAATTCCATTTTCTAATCCATCTTCTCCTAGATATGCACCCCACTGCCACGCTGCTATTGCTACATTTGTTGGAGAATTTCTATGATATACACCCATAGAGCCATATCCTAGATATATCAATGGGCGTATGTAAGCATTGCTGGTGAAGTTGTTTTCTTTTATTAATTCTATTTGTGCATTTTGTAATTCTTGTTGATTATAAGGTGAGTTTATAGCAACTATTTTTGCAGAATCAAGTAGTCTTTTTGTGTGAGATTCAAGTCTAAAGATAGCCATTCCCTTATCGGTTTTATAGGCTCTTGTGCCTTCAAATACGCCATTTCCATAATGTAGTGTGTGAGTTAAGATATGCACCTTAGCATCAGCCCAAGGCACTAGCTTACCATCCATCCATATTAATTTTGCTTCTACCATTACATAAACCTTAAAAATTTAGTGCAAAAATATATCAAAAAAATACTTAAAACAGAAAATTTATCGGTTCATCATCTATAAAGCTATATCCAAGTAGTTCTATTTTTTGTGCATGTAGCATGATTCTGCTTCCTTCTTGTCCGCCATAGAATGTATCGCCAATTATTGGGTGTTTTATGTGTGATAAATGAACTCTTATTTGATGTGTTCTACCTGTTGTTATTGTTACTTCTAGTTTTGTTTTTTTGCCTTGTATTTCTAATGGCTTAATGTGAGTATGTGCGTTAATTCCGCTTTTTGACACTGATACTTTTGCGAATCTATCTTTTTTAATTAATAATGGGAAGTTTAAGTCTTGTTCTTCATCTACTATTCCGCTTACTATTGCTAGATATTTTTTTGTTACTTTTTGTGCTTTAAATTCTTCTTTGGCTTTTTGGTGAAACTTACTATTTTCTTTAACCAAAAGCAAAATTCCGCTTGTCTCTTTATCAAGTCTATGTAAAAGAGACCATTCTTTATGCTTTTGTGCTATTTCTTCAGAGCTTAAAAAAGGTGGTTTAGATAGTGCTAAGATATTTTCATCTTTAAAGATTACTTTTATTTTTGGCTGTTTTTGTATTTTGAATTTCGTATTTATCGGTAGTTCGGCTCTTGCTATTTTAAGCCTTTTATTATTTATGCTAACTAGTCCTTTATCTATTAGGTTCTTTGCTTCATTGTTTGATATTTTTTCTTGTAATGCTAGTAGTTTATAGGCTTTTTGTAGATTTTTTGTATTTTCAATCATTATTGTCCTTGTATTTTTTGGGCTATTTTGTCTAGTTTAATTTTGTTTATTGTTTTAGAATCTTCTAATAAATTTCTATATTTTAACACTACGCTTAGGTCTTTTATATCACATATTACATAGTTTTGTAATAATGAAAATAGTGCTGTTTGGTTGAAAATATATGCTCCTGTTATTAGTTTGTTGTTAAAAAATGATGGTTCTATTGGGTTATGTCCTCCAACTTTATCAACAAAGCTACCACCTAGTATGACTAATGATGAAATAGCATATAGGTTATTTAATTCACCTAGGCAATCAATCAAGCCAAATTGTGCTTGTATCGTTTTTTGGATTCCTTCTTTTGATGCTATTTTTAATTCTAGGTTTTTTGCTTTTAGTATATTTTCTAAGGTTAGTTGAACTTTTGAAAACCTCTCTGGGTGTCGTGGGACAAATAGGATTCTAGGGCTAGAGTCTGATATTTCTAATATTTTTAGTATTTCTTGTAGGATTATTTCTTCTTCTAAGATTCCTTGTTTTTCGTGTGTGCTAGCTACTATCCATAACTCTTGTTTTGGTTTTTTGTAATCTTTAGTAATCTGTGGTTTTTGACTTGCTTTTATATTTCCACATATTTCGATATTTCTAGCACCAATGCTTTGTAATCTTTGTTTGTCTATATTTTGTTGTGCTAATACCAAATCTACATAGCTAAATAAAACTTTATAAAGAAATGAGAATTTTAAATATTTATCATAAGAGTTTGTTGAGATTCTAGCATTAAGGAGGATTGTTGTTGCTTGTTTTTGCTTGGCACATACAAGTGGCATGAGCCATAGTTCTGCTTCAAAGAGTGTTAGTGTTTTTATCTTTAAGTTTTTTGTAAATAATGGAATAAAAGATTCAAATGGAAGATAATAAACTTGTGCATTTTGAAAGATTTTATTTGCTTCGTTGTAGCCTGTTTGTGTTGTTGTGGTGATAATTATAGATTCATTATTGTTTAGATTTATTTTTTCTATTAGTGGTTTTATAGCTCTAATTTCACCAAATGAACAAGCATGAATCCAAATGATTTCATTTTGTGTTTTTGGGAAGCTTGGTAAAAGGAAGCGTTTTTTAAGGGATTGTCTATATTTTTGCTTGAAACTTAATAAAAATAGGAGCGGTAGTGCTATTATATTTAGCGCCACCATAATTACATAATAGAAGGCTACAAATAATCTCAAGCCTCTTTAGTCTCCTCGTTGTATAGGATTCTGCCACAATGTGGGCAAGTGATAATATCATCAGAGCGTATTACATCAGAATATGTCTTGTCATTAATTCTCATAAAGCAACCACCACATGCTTGTCTAGTTATTGATACTACGCCAGTGTTTTTAGCCCATTTTCTTATTTTTTCATAGAATGAAATTATTTTTTGGTCCATTTTGGCTACTAATTCTTCTTTTTGCTTGAAGATTTTTTCTTGCTCACCTTTTATTTCTTTTACTTCTTTTTCTACTTTTTGTTCGACTTCTTTTGCGTTTTTGTTTAGTTCGCTTATTTTATTTTTTAGTTCTTTTATATTGTCATTTTTTGAAGATATAAGTGTATTTAGTCTTGCTATTTCTTCATTTGCAAATGTGATTTGTTCTTTTGCTAATTCTTCTTCTAGGCTAAGAGCTTTGCTTTCTTTTTCTGTTTTTATTAGTTTAGTTTTCTTTGCTATGTCTTCTAGTTTGTTTGATAGCTCACTTAGGTGGTTTTCGTTTTTTTGTATTGCCAAAGATAGGTCTTTATTTGTTGCTTCTAGTTCATCTAGTTCTCTTTTTAGCACTTTTTCTTCATCTAGTATTACATCTAATTCTTTGTTTGCTTCTTTGATTCTAGGTTCAAAAGAATCGATTTCTTTATCTAGGTTTGATATATCAATTAGCTGTATTAGGTGTTTGTTCATGTTTGCTCCAAGATTTTATAGAAAATAAAAAGGATTTTTTGAATCAAAGATTATAGCTTTATAACCATAATTTGTCAAAATATCAGCTAGAATCTCCCCAAAATAGCACTCTAGCTCATAATGACCACAATCAATTAGATTTATATTTCTCTCCATAGCTTCCATTGCTTCATGATACTTTATATCGCCTGTAATTAGGCAATCTACATTGCTTAGGCTTCTTACAAAACTAGCTCCACTACCAGTAACAAGTGCAATGTTTTTGCAATTTTGACTACTTTTTGTTATTTTTAGAGTTTGTATTTTTAGGGATTCTTTAAGCTTATAACATAATGAATCTAAATTGCTATCCCATGAAAAATACACAACAAAACCATCTTGATTAAAAGAATCTATTTTTAGCAGTTTTCTAACTACATATTTTCCAAAATGTGTTTTATCAAAGTTTGTGTGCATTGCTATTAGTTTTATATTTTTTTGTATGGCAATTTTTAATAATGATGAAGGATAGGATTCAAAGTCTATTTGTTTTAACGGGTAGAAGATAAGTGGGTGATGTGTTATAAGCACAGAATCTTTAGGAATGCTCTCTAAAATGTTTCTATCTACCTCTAATGATAGATAAATATTGCTAAATTCATCATTTCTGCTACCAAGTATAAGCCCAGAGTTATCCCATGATTCTTGCAAGTCAAATGGGCTTATAGTATTTAGAGTATCTAGTAAATTATTTATTTTTTGCATTTTGTAATCTTAGTTCCCTTTCTTCTTCTTGTTCTTTGTATAGCAATGCACAACTTTTTACTAACTCTCTTATTTTTAGTATGTAATTTTGTCTCTCTAATGCTGATATTGCCTTTCTTGCATCTAGAGTGTTAAAAAGATGAGAAGATAGCATAGCACAATCATATGCAGGTAGTGGAAGTCCTGCTTCAAGTGCTCTTTTGCCCTCATCTTGCATTTTGTGAAAAAACTCAAAAAGCATTGTAGTATCTGCTACTTCAAAGTTATATTTTGAAAATTCATACTCTCCTTGTAAATGCACATCAGCGTATTTGTAGTTTTCATTCCAAGCAATATCTAATATATTATCTACTCCTTGAAGATACATGGCTAATCTTTCTGTTCCATATGTTATCTCAACTGCCACAGGAGAGCAAGCAACCCCGCCTACTTGTTGAAAATAAGTAAATTGAGTAACCTCCATGCCATCTAGCCATACTTCCCAGCCAAGCCCCCATGCACCAAGCGTTGGAGATTCCCAGTTATCTTCTACGAATCTTACATCATGGTTTTTTAGGCCTAATCCTAGGTATTCTAGGCTTTTTAGGTATAGTTCTTGTATATTGCTAGGATTAGGCTTTATTAGCACTTGGAATTGATAATAGCTACCAAGTCTGTTTGGGTTTTCACCATAGCGTCCATCTGTCGGTCTTCTTGAGGGGGCTACATATGCTACGCTCCATGGTTTGCTATCTAGGCTTCTAAGCAGTGTTGCAGGGTGAAATGTCCCAGCCCCAGCAGGTATATCATAAGGCTGTATAATAAGGCAACCTTCTTTTTTCCAAAATTCTTGTAGTTTTAATAAAAGGTCAGAAAAATAAAGCATCTTAGCTCCTTATCCAAGATAAAATTTCATTCATAACTTCATTTGAATTTAGTGTTTTATTATTTACTTCTTCTTTTTGGAATAGCTCTACAATCTGTTTTGGGACATTTATGTTATAAGTTTTTGATATTTTTTCTAAAGATTCTTTATCATGTGTTGAATCTATATGTAATGCCTTTGCTAGTGTTGGGGCAAATTTCGTCCATTCTGCTGTTGAGCATAGTATGGTTGGGATTACATTTGAATCTTGTTGTATTTTTTCATATGCTTTTATGCCACATGCTGTGTGTGGGTCTATTATAATTCCATTATCTGCGTATTTTTTGATTGTCTTAAGACAGAATTCATCATCACAAAAAGTTGCTTGAAAATACTTTTGAATCATCTTTAACTCATCGCTATTTACTTGATACTTCTTATTTGTTTCTAGCTCTTGCATTAGCTCTTTTGTTCTTGTATCGCCAAATAGTGCAAATAGCATTCTCTCAACATTTGAGCTTTTTAATATATCCATAGCCGGAGAGAATGTTTTTTGTAGGCTTTTGTTGCTTATGTCGTAGATTCCTGTGTTTATGAATTCTGTTAGTATGTTGTTTTTATTTGATGCAATGTATATTGTATGTATAGGGAATCCCATAAGCTTTGCATAAAATGCTCCAAGTGCATTACCAAAATTACCACTAGGGACTATTATGTTTATTTGTTTATTGTATTTTTTATACATTTCTAAAGAAGAATAAGCATGATATATTATTTGAAATGCGATTCTGCCAAAATTAACAGAATTAGCAGCACTTAAAGATATGCTATTTGCTTTTAATTCATTTTGAAAGTTAGAATCTTTTAATAGTGATTTTAAGAGACTTTGTGCATCATCGAAATTACCATTAATTCCTATGGTCTTTATATTTTTTGCAGCTATTGTTGTCATTTGTAATCTTTGCACATCGCTTGTGCCATTTTTGGGGTAAATACATACTACTTGTATATTTGACTTATTGGCAAATCCACTTAAAGTAGCAGGACCAGTATCGCCGCTTGTTGCGACTAATATTAGGTATTTTTGGTTTGTGTTTTTTATAAAGCTACTAAACATTGTTGAAAATGGTTGCAATGCCATATCTTTAAATGCTCTAGTAGGTCCGCAGTATAATTTTTGTATATAAAAATTATTCTCTATTTTTTTAATGGGTGCTGGTATTTTTGTATCAAAACTATCGTATGTTAATAAAGATTCTTCTAAGATACTAGAATCTATATCTAAGCCTAGTTTGTCAAATATGCTCTTGCATAATTCTTTGTAATCCAAGTTGCTTAGTTTTGCGATGTCATCTTGTGTTAGCTTTGGTATGTGTGATAGTGTGTATAATCCACCATAAGGTGCATTTGGGTTTAAGATAGCATCTTTAAATGAAATTAAATCAATACCAGAATCTCTTGTAGAAGTAAATACCACGCAAATCCTTTGTGTTTAGATTTGCGTATTTTATCCTAAATAATCTTTAAAAAGGCCATACAGATTCGACAAGTTTCGTTCCCCAGCCTTTTTCTGTGCTTCTTTTTAACTCACCTT
The Helicobacter ibis DNA segment above includes these coding regions:
- a CDS encoding N-acetylmuramoyl-L-alanine amidase; this encodes MIRIIFCIFIYCAFINASDLKITSITQTNNGVSLFFNKAIKASAFKAFTLKNNDEIRYVYDISADLLGNARVFEFEGDVIVKIAQNAPNKVRLVLSTKKELRAKWKYAQKKAILEIPNAKSVNKVSIASLFDTHKKENKSTTNTKAESTKQKIIVIDPGHGGKDCGAVGIDKVCEKTIVLNIGKYLSEELKKRGYKVYMTRSKDVFISLRDRTKFANNKNADLFISIHANAVSENKTKLQGIESYFLSTARSERAKKVAALENKDDTEVMNYFSKQSFLNTLNTQRIVASNRLAIDIQYGMLQSVKKNYSVVDGGVREGPFWVLVGAIMPSVLIESGYLTHPTEGKRLTKSSFQKALSIGIANGVDGYFLKNP
- the trpB gene encoding tryptophan synthase subunit beta; its protein translation is MKKPYLKQFPDESGFFGKFGGSFVPEEVKKAMQEINEAYDLIAQNSDFIAELRKIRKHFQGRPTPIYFAHNLTKKYGGAGIYFKREDLNHTGAHKLNHCMGEGLLAKFMGKKKLIAETGAGQHGVALATAAAYFGLECEIHMGEIDIQKEYPNVVRMKILGAKVVPVSFGAKTLKEAVDSAFESYMSDLENSMYAIGSVVGPHPFPRMVRDFQAIVGIESKEQFLEMTGELPDIVTACVGGGSNALGIFSGFIDDSVELVGVEPLGRGSEYGNHASSLSYGEEGIMHGFNSIMLKDSSGNPASVYSVASGLDYPSVGPEHAYLHSIGRTKVECISDNEAISAFFELSKEEGIIPAIESSHAVAYALKIAKDLKGKKILVNLSGRGDKDIDFIVNTYGYSL
- the pdxA gene encoding 4-hydroxythreonine-4-phosphate dehydrogenase — its product is MKIAISIGDINGIGPEIILKAHKKISKLCTPIYCVDKEILKKAAKLIRYKMPKDIKCQKIDKNIPTISPSTIDKDSGLYSYKSFKKSVALAKTKKVKAIITMPIHKKAWELANIKYKGHTDALRDYFKSEAIMILGSPRMFVALFSDHIPLRDVPNTINSESLSKFLINISSFVDKKCGVLGLNPHAGDFGVLGNEEKEIIKAIKIANTKLNKEVFQGPLVPDVAFNGKHLKYYVAMYHDQGLIPLKTLYFKESINITLNIPIIRTSVDHGCAFDIAYKNKAHIKSYINAVKMAVKMAHKE
- a CDS encoding DUF2393 family protein; this translates as MDASIIKAYFAKITTLLQFFSLPDYLILISIFLVILIFFLLSVVFRLSRVIAFFLLLISVVLFFSAPIAYQYIMENYIKKIDFNLSKNEKLQYDSFYYVEGNITNISHVDFKGCLISTNFIPSNTKKYRYIKYRLLPTYIHYEHLKTPLEKNQTTEFKAVIPSPNPQVQYILESKGMCY
- the hisIE gene encoding bifunctional phosphoribosyl-AMP cyclohydrolase/phosphoribosyl-ATP diphosphatase HisIE, coding for MDILSSIQWDKLNGLIPAIAQDSKTNEVLMCAFMNKESLQLTIQTGYAHYFSRNKQRIWKKGESSGHSQKIVELMLDCDYDCLLLKVEQNGIACHTGNLTCFFNKIDQNSIVKTQSNSIDTTQIYDIFDNLFNTIQDKKFDSTEKSYTASLFAKGENQIGKKIVEESSELAFAIKDKDKKEIIYEAADLFYHALVGLSFSNITLDEVRTELLRRVGTSGIDEKNSRKK
- a CDS encoding prohibitin family protein, with the protein product MPIDLNEHLKNKNRNNRQNNTEENANTNNDKRGNGGFGGGNRGGGFQPKMPAFNMPSGKKMGVIYLIVALIAIIFLLKPFTIINSGEVGVKITTGEFSQTPLQPGIHFFIPGIQKIIPVNTKVRIAEFTSVEGNIRSRDEGSVKNQAISVLDSRGLSVFVELAVQYRLDPLSVPQTIATWGQNWEERIITPVIREIVRNVVGSFPAEELPVKRNEIATLIDQKFRENINSLENRPVELVSIQLTEIVLPVAIKEQIERVQVARQEAERARYEVERAKQEAEKKAALAKGVADATIIEADAQAKANKLISQSLNSPLLQLRQIEVQGQFNEALKTNKDAKIFLTPGGATPNIWLDSKDNQRASSIGQ
- a CDS encoding branched-chain amino acid transaminase; this encodes MVEAKLIWMDGKLVPWADAKVHILTHTLHYGNGVFEGTRAYKTDKGMAIFRLESHTKRLLDSAKIVAINSPYNQQELQNAQIELIKENNFTSNAYIRPLIYLGYGSMGVYHRNSPTNVAIAAWQWGAYLGEDGLENGIRVKTSSFTRNSSKALFGKAKAVGNYLNSQMAKYEATQCGFEEALLLDENGVVAEGSGECFFIVRNGKLITPPNDSSLESITQDSVIQIAKDLGIEVLRRNITRDEVYISDEAFFTGTAAEITPIKELDYRIIGNGKRGEITSKLQEAYFDVVYGRNTKYSHWLTYIN